The Mesorhizobium sp. AR02 genomic interval AGCGCGCGATGGAGCTGTCGCTGCGCTGGGCCGAGCGCTGCAAGACGGCGTTTGGCGACCAGCCGGGCAAGGCGATGTTCGGCATCGTGCAGGGCGGCGACAACGCGGCTCTGAGGGTGCGTTCGGCGCAGGCGTTGAGCGCGATGGAGCTGAAGGGCTATGCGGTCGGCGGGCTGGCCGTCGGCGAGCCGCAAGCGGTCATGCTCGAAATGCTCGACATCACCTGTCCCGTACTGCCTGACAACAAGCCGCGCTATCTCATGGGTGTCGGCACGCCCGACGATATCCTGAAATCGGTGGCGCGCGGCATCGACATGTTCGACTGCGTGATGCCGACGCGGGCCGGCCGGCATGGCCTTGCCTACACCAGGCGCGGCAAGGTCAATCTGCGCAACGCCCGCCACGCCGACGATCCGCGCCCGCTCGACGAGGAAAGCGACTGCCCGGCAGCACGGGATTATTCGCGCGCCTATCTGCACCATCTCGTGCGCTCGCAGGAGGCGCTGGGCGCCATGCTCCTGACCTGGAACAATCTTTCTTACTACCAGAAGCTGATGCAGGACATTCGCGCTGCTATCGAGACCGGCAGCTTCGACGCGCGTGGGGGTGAAATCACCGAAGGCTGGGCGAGGGGCGATATCCCCTTCCTGTAGAGCATGATCCCGAAAAGTGGAAACCGGTTTTCTCGGACAAACGGTTTCCGTTTGTCCAGAGATCATGCTCAAACAAAAAGTACTCAGGTGCTGAGCGAGTTCGACGCCCGCAGGCTGCATCCGGTGATCTGGAATGTGCCGTCGGGCTGCTGCTGCAGCGTATAGACAGCCTCATAATCCTTGCCGTCGGGGCCGACGATCAGCACCTGCTGGACAATCGAGCCCGGGCCAATCTGCTCGACCTTGCCGAAGGCATAGGACTGTGGCTTGCGCACCGGCGGGTAGCCATTGGTCACCATGTTCATGAAGGCATCGACGGTTGGGAACACCTGCTTCACATTCGGGGCGGCGAAGCTGTAGGCCTTGGCGCCGTCATCGGCGAGGAGGGCCTTCAACTGGCCGTCAATGACAGCCTGGCCGGCCTTGACCTCGGCATCGCCGGCAAACGCCGACGACGCCAGCATGACGAACGCGAATGCGAAAAAGGCGCGGCGCATGGCCTGTCTCCACTGTCCCTCGAAAGGTGCCGCCGGAAAAGCTGTTCCAGGACACATTCTAACATACGCGTGACGGCGCTCCACGGTTTCAGCGGCCGAGAATATTCGTCTCGCCGAGGCGGATTCCTATGCTTAAGCTTCCTTTAAGGCGGGGCGCTCATCGTGAATCCTGGGGGAGAGAGCGAGCAAACCCATGGGACGAATGATGTTCGCGCAGCCTGTCAACCGGCGCCTTTTGTTGAAAGGTGCTGCCAGCCTTGCCGCTCTGGCACCGCTGCCGGCCTGGGCGACGATCGCGCCGACGGTCACGGAAGTGGCCTTCGATCCAGCGATACCGGCACTTGGCAATCCCCAAGGCGATGTGACCATTGCCGAATTCGTCGATTACCAGTGTCCGGTCTGCAAGCTGGTCTTTGTCGAATTGAAGAAGCTGATGGCCGAGGACCATGGCATCCGGCTGGTGATGAAGGACTGGCCGATCTTCGGTGATGTCTCGCGCGACGCGGCGCGGATGGCGTTGTCGGCCGGCCCATATTATTCCGCCGCCGTCGATGCGCTGATGGCCAATGAACGTGGGCTTTCCGAGCATCGCACCGACGATATTCTCGGCGCGATCGGGGTCGATGTTGCCGGTGCGCGCGCCGGTCTCGCTGCCCGCCAGCCGGAGATCGATGCTTTGCTGTCGCGCAACGATGCCCAGGCAACGGCCTTCAGGCTGCAGGGAACGCCGGCGCTGGTGATTGGCGGCAGGCTGTTCAAGCGCGGCATGCCGGTTGCGGAGCTGCGCGAGGCCGTGGCCAGGGCCCGCGCCGGCTAAGTGCAGATTCCAGCGCTTGAAAGGCCGCCTCCAGTCTGCCAGAAGGGCCGCTTGGACTTGGACGTTTAGCGGGACGAAGCCATGAAGGCGTTTTTCGTGCAGATCAAATGCGAGCTCGGCAAATCCTATGAGGTTGCCAGTGCGCTTGCCGACGCCGAGATTGCATCGGAAATCTACTCCACCGCCGGCAATTACGACCTGCTCGCCAAATTCTATGTCGATGACGAGGAAGACGTCGGCCATTTCGTCAACGAGAAGGTGCAGATTCTCCCCGGAATCAAAGACACCTTCACGGTCGTCACCTTCCGCGCCTTCTAGCCGCTGAACCCACTTGCCCGGGCACGAGGCAAAGCCTGATCAAGGTCATATTTCGGCTGCCTCAATTTTAGGCAGGCGCAACATACTGATCGTCCGGATCTCCCAAATCACCGATTGCGCTTGATTTTCTCCGGCGACGTCAGTGAAATGGCGTCACAGGGGAGTATGCGATTGGCAGCGTTCGATGAAATGCTTCCGGAAGTCTCCGGATTGAGAAGACCGTATTCGGCTTATGATCGCTGGCTGAAGGAGCAGGATCCGGCCAGGCTTACCGAGAAGATGCAGGACGCCGAACGCGTCTTCCGCAAGACCGGCATCACCTTCGCCGTCTATGGCGAGCAGGAGGCGTCCGAACGGCTGATCCCATTCGACATCGTTCCACGCATCATTTCAGGCAATGAGTGGCGGCGCCTGACGCAAGGCATCGAGCAGCGCGTGCAGGCGCTGAATGCCTTCCTCGACGATATCTACCACCGCCAGGAAATCCTGCGTGCCGGCCGCGTTCCGAGGGACCTGATCGCCAAGAACGAGGCTTTCCTGCCGGAGATGATCGGGGTGCGGCCGCCGGCCGGCGTCTATACCCACATCATCGGCGTCGATATCGTGCGCATCAGCGAGGACGAGTTCTACGTGCTGGAGGACAATGCGCGCACGCCGTCCGGTGTCTCCTACATGCTGGAGAACCGCGAGACGATGATGCAACTGTTCCCCGAGCTGTTCCAGAAGATCAAGGTGCGGCCGGTCGAGAACTACCCGCAATTGCTGCGCCAGTCGCTGGCGGCGGTTCGGCCGCAGAGCACCAAGGGCGCGCCGACCATCGCCGTGCTGACGCCCGGCAGTTTCAATTCCGCCTATTTCGAGCACGCCTTCCTTGCCGACCAGATGGGCGTGCAACTGGTCGAGGGGCAGGATCTGCGGGTCGTCGACGGCCATGTCGCGATGCGCACGACCGAAGGCTACAAGCAGATCGACGTGCTCTACCGCCGGGTGGATGATTCCTTCCTCGACCCGCTGACCTTCCGGCCGGATTCAGCCCTTGGCATACCCGGCATCATGGATGTCTACCGGGCCGGCAACATCACCATCGCCAATGCGCCGGGCACCGGCATCGCCGACGACAAGGCGATCTATTCCTATATGCCCGAGATCGTCGAATTCTACACCGGCCGCAAGGCAATCCTCGGCAACATCCCGACCTGGCGCTGTTCGGAGCCGGACAGCCTGAAATACGTGCTCGAGCACATCCACGAACTGGTGATCAAGGAAGTGCATGGCTCCGGCGGCTACGGCATGCTGGTCGGCCCGGCGGCGACCAAGAAGGAATGCGAGGCCTTCGCCAAGAAGCTGGCGGCGAAGCCTTCGAACTACATCGCCCAGCCGACACTTGCGCTGTCGACCTGTCCGATCCTGACCGAAAAGGGACTGGCGCCGCGCCATGTCGATCTCAGGCCTTATGTGCTGGTCTCCGACCGCATCCAGATCGTGCCTGGTGGCCTGACGCGCGTCGCGCTGAAGGAAGGTTCTCTGGTTGTGAACTCGTCGCAGGGCGGCGGGACGAAGGATACGTGGGTGTTGGATGATTGAGAATGAGTGAGTAGGGAGTAGTGAGTAGTGAGTAGTAGCTGCAGAGGGGAGGCGCATGCCATATTCCATTGAAATTCAACTATTTACTGCTGACTACTCACTATTCCCTACTCACTAGCCCAAAGGGCCTTCCCATGCTTCTCGGCCGCACCGCCAACGGGCTCTACTGGATGAACCGCTATATCGAGCGGGCCGAAAACATGGCGCGGCTGGTCGATGCCGGGCTTCGCATGGCGCTGACCCGCACCCAGAGTGCATCGGAAGAGTGGAATTCGGTGCTGCTCAGCGCCGGCTCCGATGTCGCCTTCAAGCAGAAGTATTCGGACTATACGGCGGCTGATGTCGCCGATTTCCTGCTGCGTGACACCTCGAACCCGTCGAGCACGATGTCGTCGATCGAGACGGCCCGCAACAATGCCCGCATGGTGCGCACCGCGCTGACGCGCGAGACCTGGGAAAGCATCAACGAAGCCTGGATGTCACTCAAGCGGATGCTGGCGAGGCCGATCGACGAGCGCGACCTGCCAAGCGTGCTTGATGCGATCAAGCGCGAGACGGCGCTGATCCGCGGCTCGTTCTACGGCACCATGCTGCGCAACGAGATCTTCGACTTCTCGCAGCTCGGCACCTATGTCGAGCGCGCCGACAACACGGCGCGCATCCTCGACGTGAAGTACTATGTGCTGTTGCCGTCGATCTCGTGGGTCGGCTCGACGCTCGACAACTATCAGTGGGAATCGATCCTGCGCTCGGTGTCGGCGCATCGCTCCTATCGCTGGGTCTATGATGCCGACTACAAGCCGACCAACATTGCAGACTACCTGATCCTCAATGTCCGCATGCCGCGTTCGCTGACCTTCTGCTACCGCTTCCTGTCCGAACACCTGAAATTCCTGAGCGACGATTACGGTGAGCGTCATGCCTGCCACGCAACGGCGGAAAAAACGCAGGCGATGCTGAGGGCCGGTTCGATCAAGGATATATTCGACGCGGGCCTGCACGAATTCCTGGCCAACTTCATTCGCGACAACACCAAGCTCGGCGACGAGATCGCGCAAGATTACCGGTTCAATTGATATGCGGCTCAAGATCACCCACCGGACCGAATACCGATACGATGCGCCGGTGCAGTATCTGCTGCAGCGGCTGCGGCTGCTTCCGGTCAGTGGATCGACGCAGACCGTCTTGTCCTGGGCGCTGACGATCGAAGGCGCGCGCGAAGAGGTTCGATTTGTCGACCATTTCGGCAACGATACAAGGCTTTTGAGCGTCGAGGGCGAACGCGATTTCATCACGGTGGAAGCGGCTGGTGAAGTGGTGACACGCGACACCGCGGGCGTTTCCGGACCGCACCAGGGCTTTACGCCGTTGTGGCTTTACAGCCATGAAACGCCGCTGACGACGATTGGCGGCGGGATTCGGGAACTCGCCGGTTCAGTCGGTAACGGAACCGATATCGAACGGCTTCACAGGCTGATGGCTGTGATAGGCGAGCGTGTCATCTACACACCCGGCACCACCAATGCGACGACGCCGGCCGAGGAGGCCTTGGCGCTGAAAACCGGTGTCTGCCAGGATCACACCCACATCTTTGCCGCTGCGGCGCGCTGCATGGGCTTTCCAGCCCGTTACGTCAGCGGCTATCTGATGCTGGATGCGACGGTGGAGCAGGCGGCAAGCCATGCCTGGGCGGAAGCACATGTTTCTGGTCTGGGCTGGGTTGCCTTCGATGCGGCAAACGGCATTTCGCCTGACGAGCGCTATGTGAAGGTGGCAACTGGCCGGGACTATCGCGATGCTACGCCGGTGTCGGGAATTCGACTGGGACAGGCGGAAGAACAGCTTGCGGTCACCGTCACGGTAGAGCAGTAATCCGTCAAGATTGCCGCTAGAAGAGATTCCATGACCTATTGCGTCGGCCTCAAGATCGATCGCGGGCTCGTGTTCATGTCGGACACGCGCACCAATGCCGGCATGGATTCGATCTCGACCTTCAAGAAGATGCATGTCTGGGAACAGCCGGGCGAGCGCGTCATCGTCCTGATGTCGGCCGGCAACCTGGCGACGACGCAGGCCGTAGTCAGCCTGCTCGACGAGCGCACCAAGACAGTGACAGACCGCCACGAGAAGCTGCTCGAAACGCCATCCATGTATCAGACGGTGCGGCTGGTCGGCGATACGGTGAAAGAGGTGATCGCGCAGGCGTCACCCGCCGGCGAGAAGGCCGATTCCTATTTCAACGCCTCCTTCATCCTCGGCGGCCAGATCAAGGGCAGTCCGCCGCGGCTTTTCATGATCTATCCCGAGGGCAATTTCATCGAATCGACCGACGACACGCCGTTCTTTCAGATCGGCGAGACCAAATACGGTAAGCCGATCATCATCCGTGCCTATGAGCGGACCATGAGCCTGGCCGAGACGGTGAAGCTGCTGCTAGTGTCGTTCGATTCGACGCTGAAGTCGAACCTGTCGGTCGGCCTGCCGCTCGACCTGTTGTTCATGGAAAAAGACACTTTCAAGGTCGGC includes:
- a CDS encoding Lrp/AsnC family transcriptional regulator, whose product is MKAFFVQIKCELGKSYEVASALADAEIASEIYSTAGNYDLLAKFYVDDEEDVGHFVNEKVQILPGIKDTFTVVTFRAF
- the tgt gene encoding tRNA guanosine(34) transglycosylase Tgt, whose protein sequence is MAKPFSFKVLATDGKARRGVIDMPRGEIRTPAFMPVGTGGTVKTMYMDQVRGVGADIILGNTYHLMLRPGAERVARLGGLHEFARWPHPILTDSGGFQVMSLSKLRKLTEKGVTFRSHIDGAAYEMSPERSIEIQGLLDSDIQMQLDECTALPAELKEIERAMELSLRWAERCKTAFGDQPGKAMFGIVQGGDNAALRVRSAQALSAMELKGYAVGGLAVGEPQAVMLEMLDITCPVLPDNKPRYLMGVGTPDDILKSVARGIDMFDCVMPTRAGRHGLAYTRRGKVNLRNARHADDPRPLDEESDCPAARDYSRAYLHHLVRSQEALGAMLLTWNNLSYYQKLMQDIRAAIETGSFDARGGEITEGWARGDIPFL
- a CDS encoding alpha-E domain-containing protein — its product is MLLGRTANGLYWMNRYIERAENMARLVDAGLRMALTRTQSASEEWNSVLLSAGSDVAFKQKYSDYTAADVADFLLRDTSNPSSTMSSIETARNNARMVRTALTRETWESINEAWMSLKRMLARPIDERDLPSVLDAIKRETALIRGSFYGTMLRNEIFDFSQLGTYVERADNTARILDVKYYVLLPSISWVGSTLDNYQWESILRSVSAHRSYRWVYDADYKPTNIADYLILNVRMPRSLTFCYRFLSEHLKFLSDDYGERHACHATAEKTQAMLRAGSIKDIFDAGLHEFLANFIRDNTKLGDEIAQDYRFN
- a CDS encoding peptidase, translated to MTYCVGLKIDRGLVFMSDTRTNAGMDSISTFKKMHVWEQPGERVIVLMSAGNLATTQAVVSLLDERTKTVTDRHEKLLETPSMYQTVRLVGDTVKEVIAQASPAGEKADSYFNASFILGGQIKGSPPRLFMIYPEGNFIESTDDTPFFQIGETKYGKPIIIRAYERTMSLAETVKLLLVSFDSTLKSNLSVGLPLDLLFMEKDTFKVGLKKRIGQDDQYYRTISDGWSNALKAAFASLPDFPG
- a CDS encoding circularly permuted type 2 ATP-grasp protein; translation: MAAFDEMLPEVSGLRRPYSAYDRWLKEQDPARLTEKMQDAERVFRKTGITFAVYGEQEASERLIPFDIVPRIISGNEWRRLTQGIEQRVQALNAFLDDIYHRQEILRAGRVPRDLIAKNEAFLPEMIGVRPPAGVYTHIIGVDIVRISEDEFYVLEDNARTPSGVSYMLENRETMMQLFPELFQKIKVRPVENYPQLLRQSLAAVRPQSTKGAPTIAVLTPGSFNSAYFEHAFLADQMGVQLVEGQDLRVVDGHVAMRTTEGYKQIDVLYRRVDDSFLDPLTFRPDSALGIPGIMDVYRAGNITIANAPGTGIADDKAIYSYMPEIVEFYTGRKAILGNIPTWRCSEPDSLKYVLEHIHELVIKEVHGSGGYGMLVGPAATKKECEAFAKKLAAKPSNYIAQPTLALSTCPILTEKGLAPRHVDLRPYVLVSDRIQIVPGGLTRVALKEGSLVVNSSQGGGTKDTWVLDD
- a CDS encoding transglutaminase family protein translates to MRLKITHRTEYRYDAPVQYLLQRLRLLPVSGSTQTVLSWALTIEGAREEVRFVDHFGNDTRLLSVEGERDFITVEAAGEVVTRDTAGVSGPHQGFTPLWLYSHETPLTTIGGGIRELAGSVGNGTDIERLHRLMAVIGERVIYTPGTTNATTPAEEALALKTGVCQDHTHIFAAAARCMGFPARYVSGYLMLDATVEQAASHAWAEAHVSGLGWVAFDAANGISPDERYVKVATGRDYRDATPVSGIRLGQAEEQLAVTVTVEQ
- a CDS encoding DsbA family protein, with product MFAQPVNRRLLLKGAASLAALAPLPAWATIAPTVTEVAFDPAIPALGNPQGDVTIAEFVDYQCPVCKLVFVELKKLMAEDHGIRLVMKDWPIFGDVSRDAARMALSAGPYYSAAVDALMANERGLSEHRTDDILGAIGVDVAGARAGLAARQPEIDALLSRNDAQATAFRLQGTPALVIGGRLFKRGMPVAELREAVARARAG
- a CDS encoding DUF4864 domain-containing protein, with the protein product MRRAFFAFAFVMLASSAFAGDAEVKAGQAVIDGQLKALLADDGAKAYSFAAPNVKQVFPTVDAFMNMVTNGYPPVRKPQSYAFGKVEQIGPGSIVQQVLIVGPDGKDYEAVYTLQQQPDGTFQITGCSLRASNSLST